One Rhizobiales bacterium GAS188 DNA window includes the following coding sequences:
- a CDS encoding pyruvate dehydrogenase (quinone) — translation MTKRVADILIETLQAAGVKTCYGIVGDTLNRIAQAIDRSEIDWVHMRHEEAGAFAAQAEAQLTGRLTACAGSCGPGSLHFINGLYEANRNRAPVILIASQIISKDLGFESIQEVDFQHVYQGCSVYCEMILTPEQARRKAVAACQAALTRRGVAVLIVPVDISNSAAADELPYAVHASRPLIRPSDADLDAMAAVLNRSKSITIYAGAGCAGAHDEVVAVASRLKAPMAHTSRGKDFVEYDNPYNVGMTGMIGGAAGYHAVLDCDALLQLGADFAWPQFYPNKATILQIDENPTHIGRRHPVTVGAVGDIKTTLQALLPRLQQHEDNAFLTGHVQRHEKDVAAAKAETASGSDAISGTYLTKVINQHAAEDALFAADDGTALVWALRHIETGGKRRTFGSLLHGTMASGMSSALGLQKCQPGRQVVCLAGDGGFAMLLGDLMTAVQENLPIKIAVYNNGKLGFIDIEQKSVGLIPVYTDLKNPNFGEVAKAMGIWGHQVSQAGELEESVKTWLARPGPAVLDVKVKPMQLVTPPSPFVSPEAVVGMAVYTAKAMLHGKGHDVWEMVVENIS, via the coding sequence ATGACCAAAAGAGTCGCCGATATATTGATCGAAACCCTGCAAGCCGCCGGCGTCAAAACCTGCTACGGCATCGTCGGCGACACGCTGAACCGCATCGCCCAGGCCATCGATCGCAGCGAGATCGACTGGGTGCATATGCGGCATGAGGAGGCCGGCGCTTTCGCGGCGCAGGCCGAGGCGCAGCTCACCGGTCGTCTGACGGCCTGCGCAGGCAGCTGCGGTCCGGGCAGCCTGCATTTCATCAATGGCCTCTATGAGGCCAACCGCAACCGAGCGCCAGTCATCCTCATCGCGAGCCAGATCATCAGCAAGGATCTGGGATTCGAATCGATCCAGGAAGTCGATTTCCAACACGTGTACCAGGGCTGCAGCGTCTACTGCGAAATGATTTTGACGCCGGAGCAGGCGCGCCGCAAAGCGGTCGCGGCCTGCCAGGCGGCGCTGACGCGACGTGGCGTTGCTGTGTTGATCGTTCCGGTCGATATCTCCAACTCCGCCGCGGCCGACGAATTGCCCTATGCCGTTCATGCGTCGCGCCCGCTCATTCGCCCGAGCGACGCAGATCTCGACGCAATGGCGGCCGTCCTCAACCGAAGCAAGTCCATCACAATTTACGCTGGCGCCGGCTGCGCGGGGGCGCATGACGAAGTGGTCGCAGTAGCTTCGCGGCTGAAGGCGCCGATGGCCCATACGTCTCGCGGAAAGGACTTCGTCGAATATGATAACCCCTACAATGTGGGAATGACGGGAATGATCGGGGGGGCGGCAGGCTATCACGCTGTTCTGGACTGCGACGCGCTGCTGCAGCTCGGAGCCGATTTCGCCTGGCCTCAGTTTTACCCGAACAAGGCAACGATCCTTCAGATCGACGAGAACCCGACGCATATCGGGCGGCGACATCCGGTGACGGTTGGCGCGGTCGGCGATATCAAGACGACCCTGCAGGCTTTACTGCCGCGCCTTCAACAACATGAAGACAACGCGTTCCTAACGGGCCATGTTCAGAGGCACGAGAAGGATGTGGCGGCGGCAAAGGCCGAGACCGCATCCGGCTCGGACGCCATTTCCGGCACCTACCTCACGAAGGTCATCAACCAGCACGCCGCCGAAGACGCCTTGTTCGCCGCGGACGATGGGACGGCGCTGGTTTGGGCGCTTCGCCACATCGAAACCGGCGGCAAGCGCCGGACCTTCGGCAGTCTACTGCATGGCACGATGGCGAGCGGTATGTCGTCGGCGCTTGGACTGCAAAAATGCCAGCCAGGCCGGCAAGTCGTCTGTCTCGCAGGCGATGGCGGTTTCGCCATGCTGCTCGGCGACCTCATGACGGCCGTCCAGGAAAACCTGCCGATCAAGATCGCGGTCTACAACAACGGCAAGCTCGGCTTCATCGATATCGAGCAGAAGTCGGTCGGCCTGATCCCCGTCTACACGGACTTGAAGAACCCCAACTTCGGCGAAGTGGCGAAGGCGATGGGTATTTGGGGCCATCAAGTCTCGCAGGCAGGCGAGCTCGAGGAATCCGTGAAGACCTGGCTCGCCCGGCCTGGTCCGGCCGTGCTCGATGTGAAGGTGAAGCCGATGCAGTTGGTGACGCCGCCCTCTCCCTTCGTTTCGCCGGAGGCCGTGGTGGGCATGGCCGTCTACACCGCCAAGGCGATGCTGCACGGGAAAGGCCACGACGTCTGGGAGATGGTCGTGGAGAACATCTCTTGA
- a CDS encoding glutaryl-CoA dehydrogenase — MTNSTAAAPVLAAAPAARKAAKQLPVPNSDFYQLADALTAEERATVKKVREYMESKVQPIINKYWSDDAFPFELLPSFKELKLGGLGYEGYGCAGGSQKLFGLVAMELARTDASFCTFFGVHSGLAMGSIYLDGSEEQKQKWLPPMARWEKIGCFGLTEPLVGSGTSGGMTTTAKREGDVWVLNGQKRWIGNAPWCDISIIWARDVADNQVKGFIIENKTTPGFSVEKIEHKIALKVVQNGQITLKDVRVPEANRLQGGNSFRDTARVLRMTRYMVGWASTGIQMGAFEATLKYAQERLQFGKPIASFQMVQDLLAKMLANVTACQCLMMRLAQMNDEGKLEDHHAALAKAFCTAKSRETVAWGRELLGGNGIVADYNVARFFADAEALYSYEGTYQMQNLIVGKAITGLGAFV; from the coding sequence ATGACAAATTCAACAGCAGCGGCACCTGTCCTGGCGGCAGCGCCGGCGGCAAGGAAAGCGGCGAAGCAGTTGCCCGTCCCGAACAGCGACTTCTACCAGCTTGCCGACGCCTTGACCGCCGAAGAAAGGGCGACCGTCAAGAAAGTGCGGGAGTATATGGAGTCCAAGGTCCAGCCGATCATCAACAAATACTGGAGTGACGATGCATTCCCATTCGAGCTCTTGCCCTCCTTCAAGGAATTGAAGCTCGGCGGCCTGGGATACGAGGGCTATGGCTGCGCTGGCGGGAGCCAGAAGCTTTTCGGCCTCGTGGCGATGGAGCTTGCGCGCACCGACGCCTCCTTCTGCACCTTCTTCGGCGTGCATAGCGGCCTGGCCATGGGCTCGATTTATCTCGACGGCTCGGAGGAGCAGAAGCAGAAATGGCTGCCGCCAATGGCGCGCTGGGAAAAGATCGGCTGCTTCGGGTTGACGGAGCCCTTGGTCGGATCCGGAACGAGCGGCGGCATGACCACGACTGCGAAGCGCGAGGGCGATGTCTGGGTCCTCAACGGCCAGAAGCGATGGATCGGCAACGCGCCATGGTGCGACATCTCGATCATCTGGGCGCGCGACGTCGCCGACAACCAGGTTAAAGGCTTCATCATCGAGAACAAGACGACACCCGGCTTCAGCGTCGAGAAGATCGAGCACAAGATTGCGCTGAAGGTGGTGCAGAACGGCCAGATCACGCTGAAGGATGTGCGGGTACCGGAGGCCAATCGCCTGCAGGGCGGTAATTCCTTCCGCGACACTGCGCGCGTGCTGCGCATGACCCGCTACATGGTGGGCTGGGCCTCGACCGGCATCCAGATGGGCGCCTTCGAGGCCACGCTCAAATACGCCCAGGAACGGCTGCAGTTCGGCAAGCCGATCGCTTCGTTCCAGATGGTGCAGGATCTCCTCGCCAAGATGCTCGCCAACGTGACGGCCTGCCAATGCCTGATGATGCGGTTGGCGCAGATGAACGATGAAGGCAAGCTCGAGGATCATCACGCCGCGCTCGCCAAGGCATTCTGTACGGCGAAGTCGCGCGAGACTGTCGCGTGGGGCCGCGAGCTGCTCGGCGGCAACGGCATCGTCGCCGACTACAACGTCGCGCGCTTCTTCGCCGACGCCGAAGCGCTCTACTCCTATGAAGGCACGTATCAGATGCAGAACCTGATCGTCGGCAAGGCGATCACGGGTCTCGGCGCCTTCGTGTGA
- a CDS encoding acetolactate synthase, large subunit, with protein MSSILTKPMQTGAELVVRALEAQGVTYVFGVPGAKIDAVFNALVDSKIKTVVCRHEQNAAFIAGGIGRMTGKAGVAIATSGPGVSNLTTGLATANSEGDPVVALGGAVATGEALKQIHQTMDAVAILKPITKYSVTVGAPDQVNEVMANAFRAAEGGRPGAAYVNLPKDVMAAPCTHDPLPPPAFAGLGPADGKAIKEAARLISAARNPVVLLGMLSSRPTNTDALQPFLTKSNLAVVGTFQAAGAVGAMLFDNFGGRVGQLANQPADRLLDSADLVITIGYDPVEYWPAEWNANNNRKIIHIDVLPADLDNCYQPCVELTGDIAQTLGALTPQIGRSMKSALSKSMLEAITAERHHLAEESAKRGGTPVHPLRLIHELKQFLGSDVTMCLDMGSFHLWIARHLYSFRPRQVLITNGQQTLGVALPWGIAGALVRPSEKILSISGDGGFLYSAMELETAVRLGANLVHMVWIDGTYDMVATQEKLKYGRTSGIDFGPIDYIKYAEAFGATGLMIDTPDSIAPVMKKAFDTSGPVIVGVHVDYSDNHRLFELIRDDSIH; from the coding sequence ATGTCCAGCATTTTGACCAAGCCGATGCAAACCGGTGCAGAGCTCGTCGTTCGCGCGCTCGAGGCTCAAGGTGTCACTTATGTGTTCGGCGTCCCTGGGGCAAAAATCGATGCCGTATTCAACGCATTGGTGGATTCAAAAATCAAAACGGTGGTCTGCCGTCATGAGCAGAATGCGGCATTCATTGCAGGCGGTATCGGCCGCATGACCGGCAAGGCCGGCGTGGCGATCGCCACGTCTGGCCCCGGCGTCTCCAACCTGACAACCGGGTTGGCGACTGCCAACTCCGAAGGGGACCCGGTGGTTGCCCTCGGCGGTGCCGTCGCAACGGGCGAAGCACTGAAGCAGATCCATCAGACGATGGACGCGGTCGCGATCCTGAAGCCGATCACCAAATACAGCGTTACTGTTGGAGCTCCCGACCAGGTCAACGAAGTAATGGCGAATGCCTTCCGTGCTGCCGAGGGCGGCCGACCTGGCGCAGCCTACGTCAATCTACCCAAGGACGTCATGGCGGCGCCATGCACGCATGACCCGCTGCCTCCGCCGGCTTTCGCTGGGCTTGGCCCCGCCGACGGCAAGGCGATCAAGGAGGCGGCTCGCCTGATCAGTGCCGCCCGCAACCCTGTAGTTCTTCTTGGAATGCTCTCGAGTCGTCCCACCAATACCGACGCGCTTCAGCCCTTCCTCACAAAGAGCAACCTCGCAGTGGTCGGCACGTTTCAGGCGGCCGGAGCAGTCGGCGCCATGTTGTTCGATAACTTCGGCGGCCGCGTCGGCCAATTGGCCAATCAGCCGGCGGACCGCCTGCTCGACTCTGCGGATCTCGTTATCACGATCGGTTACGATCCGGTGGAATACTGGCCAGCTGAATGGAATGCGAACAACAACCGAAAGATCATCCACATTGATGTTCTGCCAGCCGACCTCGACAATTGTTACCAGCCCTGCGTCGAGCTCACCGGGGACATCGCGCAAACCCTGGGCGCATTGACGCCTCAAATCGGCCGCTCGATGAAATCGGCGCTGTCCAAGAGCATGCTCGAGGCGATCACGGCGGAGCGCCATCACCTAGCCGAGGAGTCCGCCAAGCGCGGAGGGACCCCGGTTCACCCGTTGCGCTTGATTCACGAACTGAAGCAGTTCCTCGGCTCTGACGTTACGATGTGCTTAGACATGGGCTCGTTTCACCTGTGGATCGCGCGGCACCTCTATAGTTTCAGGCCGCGCCAGGTGCTGATCACCAACGGTCAGCAGACCCTCGGCGTCGCCTTGCCATGGGGCATTGCAGGCGCGCTCGTCCGGCCGAGCGAGAAGATCCTCTCGATCTCTGGCGATGGTGGCTTTCTCTACTCCGCTATGGAGCTGGAGACCGCGGTTCGGCTCGGAGCGAACCTCGTGCATATGGTCTGGATCGACGGCACCTATGATATGGTCGCGACGCAAGAGAAGCTGAAATATGGCCGGACCTCCGGCATCGATTTCGGGCCGATCGATTACATCAAATATGCAGAGGCATTTGGTGCGACCGGCCTGATGATCGACACGCCTGATTCTATAGCGCCAGTGATGAAGAAGGCCTTCGACACATCAGGCCCCGTTATCGTAGGCGTTCACGTAGACTATAGTGATAATCATAGGCTATTCGAACTGATAAGGGACGATAGTATTCACTAA
- a CDS encoding acetolactate decarboxylase: MTQLSIDVPASLKAAIEDESARSGRGVSSIVTTALARYFERPIHTVFQVSTSGALVAGVYDREVSAQTILEHGDLGLGTFANLDGEMVVIDGRVYQVQGSGRVTEAARNAAAPFAVVTWFKPDVEVSIASVASFRDLETRCDEFRRSGNIFYALRLDGRFKRVKTRAVNPPQPGTRLADASKAQSEFSFSDIDGTLVGLWSPGFASAFSIPGYHFHFLSGDRQHGGHLLEAEADALRLKVEALTNFHLALPESQAFLKADLSKNTAEELAYAEQAH, encoded by the coding sequence TTGACACAGCTATCGATAGATGTCCCGGCCTCGCTCAAAGCTGCGATCGAAGACGAATCGGCGCGAAGCGGGCGCGGTGTATCTTCAATCGTCACCACCGCTCTCGCACGGTATTTCGAGAGGCCTATCCACACCGTCTTTCAGGTCTCCACATCGGGCGCCCTCGTCGCTGGGGTCTACGATCGTGAGGTGAGCGCGCAGACGATCCTCGAACACGGGGATCTCGGGCTCGGCACGTTTGCCAACCTGGATGGCGAGATGGTCGTCATCGACGGGCGCGTCTATCAGGTTCAGGGCTCTGGGCGCGTCACCGAAGCAGCTCGCAATGCCGCTGCGCCCTTTGCTGTTGTGACCTGGTTCAAGCCGGACGTAGAAGTCTCGATCGCATCCGTGGCGAGTTTCAGGGATCTCGAAACTCGCTGCGACGAGTTCCGCCGCTCCGGCAATATCTTCTACGCTCTCCGACTCGACGGGCGCTTCAAGCGGGTGAAGACCCGCGCCGTGAATCCGCCTCAGCCGGGAACGCGCTTGGCCGATGCATCGAAGGCGCAGAGCGAGTTCAGCTTCAGCGATATTGACGGGACGTTGGTTGGCCTATGGTCGCCAGGATTTGCGAGCGCCTTCAGCATCCCTGGCTACCACTTTCATTTCCTTTCAGGTGACCGCCAGCATGGCGGCCACCTGCTCGAGGCCGAAGCCGACGCACTACGGCTCAAAGTCGAGGCCCTGACAAACTTTCACTTGGCACTTCCAGAATCCCAAGCCTTCCTCAAGGCCGATCTAAGCAAGAACACGGCTGAGGAATTGGCCTACGCGGAACAAGCTCACTAG
- a CDS encoding cytochrome bd-I ubiquinol oxidase subunit 2 apoprotein, with translation MVLFWAAILAISTLLYVLLDGFDLGVGIISGGARSDARRDAMMSAIAPIWDGNETWLVVTGVVLWGAFPVVYATLLSAFYLPLVLMLAGLILRGVAFEFRHKTERWRWLWDASFAGGSLVATFMQGLTVGALVEGLPISNGRYVGGEFGWLSSFALLCGIGLCIGYSLLGASWLVRKCHGEVRELAYRLIPYLSLALLLFLIVVFAFALAEDLRVMNRWLERPYLFGFPAIGIVAAILLAASLQRRSDAAPFRMVAIIFAAAFGTLAASFWPYMIPFSITIDEAAAPHSSLAFMFWGAGLFVFPLMLLYTAINYSVFRGRIQSTADRY, from the coding sequence ATGGTCCTGTTCTGGGCGGCCATTCTCGCGATCAGCACGCTCCTCTACGTGCTTCTCGACGGCTTTGATCTCGGCGTCGGCATCATCAGCGGCGGAGCGCGCAGCGATGCCAGACGCGACGCGATGATGAGTGCCATAGCCCCGATCTGGGACGGCAACGAGACCTGGCTCGTGGTGACGGGCGTGGTGCTCTGGGGTGCTTTCCCGGTCGTCTATGCGACGCTTCTCTCCGCCTTCTACCTGCCGCTTGTGCTCATGCTGGCCGGGCTGATCCTGCGCGGCGTCGCCTTCGAGTTCCGTCACAAGACGGAGCGCTGGCGCTGGCTCTGGGATGCGAGCTTTGCCGGCGGCTCGCTCGTCGCCACCTTCATGCAAGGCCTGACCGTCGGCGCCTTGGTCGAGGGGCTCCCGATCTCCAATGGCCGCTATGTCGGAGGCGAGTTCGGTTGGCTTAGCTCTTTCGCGCTGCTTTGCGGCATCGGCCTCTGCATCGGCTATTCCCTTCTTGGCGCGTCCTGGCTGGTTCGCAAATGCCATGGCGAGGTGCGAGAGCTTGCCTATCGGCTCATTCCTTACCTGTCGCTCGCGCTGCTCCTGTTCCTGATCGTGGTATTCGCCTTTGCGCTCGCCGAGGACCTTCGAGTCATGAATCGGTGGCTCGAGCGGCCCTATCTCTTCGGCTTTCCCGCCATCGGGATCGTGGCTGCCATCCTTCTAGCCGCGAGCCTTCAGCGCCGCAGCGACGCCGCGCCGTTCCGCATGGTCGCCATCATCTTCGCCGCGGCCTTCGGCACCCTCGCGGCTTCCTTCTGGCCCTACATGATCCCCTTCTCGATCACGATCGACGAGGCCGCCGCACCGCATTCGAGCCTTGCCTTCATGTTCTGGGGCGCCGGCCTTTTCGTGTTCCCGCTGATGCTGCTCTACACCGCGATCAACTACAGCGTGTTCAGGGGCAGGATTCAGTCTACCGCAGATCGTTACTAG